In Prunus dulcis chromosome 1, ALMONDv2, whole genome shotgun sequence, the following are encoded in one genomic region:
- the LOC117615679 gene encoding probable 2-oxoglutarate-dependent dioxygenase AOP1, with protein sequence MMTKLDELKDMIDMMILDSYGLGEKSNSIVPCKTLLQVMKYSAPPSGEYMKGLQAHTDKQFSTVLCDDQVSGLEFETKDGQWNKLSLSPSSFIFFVGDPLMQTCNLVTPSKCAEA encoded by the exons ATGATGACGAAACtggatgagctgaaggatatGATTGACATGATGATTCTTGATAGTTATGGTTTGGGAGAGAAATCGAATTCAATCGTGCCATGTAAGACGCTGCTACAGGTGATGAAGTACAGCGCACCTCCATCTGGAGAGTACATGAAAGGGCTCCAAGCTCACACGGACAAACAATTCAGCACAGTACTTTGTGATGATCAAGTTTCTGGGCTTGAATTTGAAACCAAGGATGGACAATGGAACAAGTTATCTCTATCTCCTAGctccttcatcttctttgttgGAGATCCTCTTATG CAAACATGCAACTTGGTAACACCTTCTAAATGTGCTGAAGCTTGA